ACCGGCGGTTATGTCCAGTGTCTCCCCCCCTACCCTGATGGCACCGAGGAGGCGAGCGTACCCATGAATCAACCGATTGCGATCGACGAGCTTGTATCTGTAGCACAGGGTGAAGCAATGGGAGAGCTGGACGCTCCCATGATGGCTATCGTTCTGTCCTCGGATCAAAGTTATGACCTGCCCATCAACTCCCTCGAGACTGAAGCCGACAAGGCGCGCTGGGCACTGATCCTTCGCGCGGCCCGGGAACATGTCGAGGCCGACGCCGTGGCCGTACTCTATCCGGCCTGGACCACCATTAAATCGAAGCGGGAAAAGGCCGTGGAGCGGGATGACGAGGCCGATGCGCCCAATCCCATCGATACCCTGTTCGTACAGCTCCATACCCGGGACCGCATCTATTGGCGAGGGTTCGAGCAGATCCGCGATCCACGCCACCAGCGGATCATCGGATTCAAACGTATTGGCGCGCTGTCGACGGATTACGACCGGGACGATGCCCCGTCCGTGGCTGCCTGGCTGAACACCCTGTTCGAACCGCTGCCAGACGAAGGTGAGGAAACCGAAGTCGACCGGGAACTGGCCGACCTGCTGGAAGAACCAGAGGTGAGCGCGGCCTTGTACCCGCGACAAATGCGTAGCATGCACTGAATGCTGAATGCGGTCCCGGTGACCGCTTTCGGCTTATATGACCTTACATAAAAAAGCCCTGTCCAATCGGACAGGGCCAAGAACGCTCGCCCTTCTGCCTCGTGAACGGCGAGCGTCACTACCCATGTCCCTCCAGTGCCGTTAACTTCTGCTATTTTTTCAGGACTGCCTTTCTTCAAAACCGTTTCGGGGTCTTTACGATTGCTCTGAAGCGAGTGCCCTAACCGGCATCTGACCAGGTGGGCGAGCAGCTATTAATCCCAATACGGTCAAGTGTTCGTAAAGGTTGCAGAAGGAACGTGACCGACGCTGACCGTTGGCGATCCTGTCATTCTTGAGGACGCTACCAGTAAGACACGAAGTCGTAGCGTTGTTGGTTCCATATAAGAGAATTCAATCGCGTTGCCAGATTGCATCCCGTCGCCGCGCCCGGACGTAATGGGGTGTACCTGGCCAAAAACAGGTCCAAGCGAGAGCAAAGAAACGATGGCTGTAGAGACAGGTCAGGCTGAACTCATGGCGCTGTTGGCCCGGGTGGCCCAGCACGACCGTGAGGCTTTCCACTCCCTCTATGACCGGATGGCCGGTCGGATGTTCGGTGTCTGTCACAAATTGGCGGGTCAGCCCGAGCTTGCCGAGGAGGCGTTGCAGGATGCCTTTATCCGTATCTGGCACCACGCCGGCGAGTATCACAGTGAACGCGGCTCGCCTCTGAACTGGATGCTGACCATCGCCCGCTATCGGACCCTGGACCTGATGCGCGCCCGCAAGATACGCCAGACCGCCGGGGACGAGATGCTGGAGACCGTGGCTGATGCGACGCCGAACCCGCTGGATGCGTCGCTCCAGGCCGATGGCGCAGCAGCACTGACCGGTTGCCTGGACGAGTTGAGTGAATCCCAGCGCGACAGCATCCTGCTCTCCTACTACAAGGGGTTCACCCACGAAGAGCTGTCAACGGCGCTCAGTACGCCGATCGGGACCGTCAAGAGCTGGATACGGCGCGGACTTATGGCGCTGAAGAGGTGTTTGGAGGAGTTGCAGTAATGAACAGGACACCTGAGCGCATCGAACGTCTGGCGGCGGAATACGCCCTTGGCGCATTGCAGGGCGGGGCGCGGCGTCGTTTCGAACGCTGGATGATGGAATCCTGGTCGATCCGCCAGGAAGTCTGGTATTGGGAAAACAAACTGGCTCCCCTGGCTGATGCGGTTCCGGACAAGACGCCGCCCGCACGGGTCTGGCAGCGTATCGAGGAACGGCTCTGGCCGGATATGGCGAAGACGACGGGCCGTAAAGGCAGCCTGAACTGGCTATGGGCAGGCTGGAGCCTGGCAGCAACAGCCGCGGTGTTGGTATTGGCCGTGGTGTTGTTGCAACAACCCGGGGTACCGGAACGCGGGCTACTATCGGGAGCGGTAGTGCAGGAAGATTCCACGGATCCGCTATGGCTGGTTGCCGAGCGCGGCAAGCCCGGTCGGCTTAGCCTCCGACCGGTGGCTGCGGCCCCGGCTGAAGGCAATAAGGATTACGAGCTCTGGGTTGTCCCGGAAGATGGCAACCCCATGTCGCTGGGCGTGATACCGGTGGGCGAGGACACCTTGCAGATTACGCTGTCGCCGGAAGCCCGGGCCGCGCTGGAGGCTTCGAAGACTCTGGCGATCAGTCTCGAACCCAGGGGTGGCTCGCCCACCGGCGCGCCGACCGGCCCGATCCTGCACATCACGCGCCTGCATGAGCTCGAGTAGCGGGCTGCGTGCCTGGGCCCGAAAGTCGGGCTCAGGCCCTGGCCAGCAGCGTCACGCACAACTGCGCTTGCTGGATGAAATGGCTGAAGGCCGTAAGTTGATCCTGGGACGGTGTCGCTTGCAACTGACCGTTGTCGGCGAAGAACAGGCCCACCAGTCGCTCCCCGGCTGACAGGGGGCCGACCAGTGCCGGACGGGTGCCAATCCAGGCATCGCAGTCGGGCAGAAGGGGGCCGTCTGGATGCGGCGGCAGGATCTGGCAGTGATCGACCAGCAGCGACTTGACGGGGCCTTTGCTGTCGCGATCGATCGTGAAGCCTTCACGCCAGTTGTCGGTCCCAGGCCCCAGAAGCTTGCGTGGTATGAGCTGGTTGCTGCCGGGTCCGGCCATCAACAGTACGACGCGACGCATACCGACAGCGCGATGGATACCTTCCACCACCATCTGGCATACGGTGTTCAGATCCGGCTGAGAGGCCAGGGTCGATGAGATCTCACGCAGGATACTCAATTGTAACGCCGGGTCCCCCATCGGCGCTTCCCTGTCCGTCGTCTCGCTATTCTCATGGCCGCCGGGCAGCAGGCCTCGGATCTGGGGGATACCGAAAGACACCGCGATCTCTTCGGCTTCGCTGGTATTCAGGCGCACCTGATCGCGGACGGTGGCGGTCTTCTCGTTTACGTCCTCGGCGATGGCGCCCAGCAGTTTTTCCATCGCTGGCGTGCGCCAGCCCTGCTCGGCTTCCCGCGCCAGTTCCACCGAATGCCGAACGAGGGAGACGGCAGGCGATGTCGGACGCCCGGCGCTGACCACATCGTGGATGAACTGACCGAGTTTCCAGTTATCCACCAGGCTGCGGGTAATCTCCACGAATGTGGTGCCGAGAATCTCTTTCTGCAGGGCGGTCGGGTTATCGTCCGGCAGCCGTGCAGCTAATTCGCCCGCCTGTTCGGTCGGGCAGGACCAGAAGGCCAGCTCACCAATGTTGGTCAGCAGTGCGCCGATAAATACTTCCTCCCGCGCCTGCTCGTTCTTGCCTGGCAGCAGACAGCGCGCCTGGACGGCGGCGTGCAGGGCGCGCGCCAGGGACTTGAGCAGGTGCGGCCGCGGATTACGTTCGATCAGCGTATCGATCAGCAGCGACGAGATGGCCATGGACTTCACTGCGTCGAAGCCGATCAGCGTGATTGCCCGGCTGACCGTGCTGACCTGGACTCGTGAGTGGTTATAGAACGCCGAGTTGGACAGGCGCAGCACCTGGGAGGTGAGCTATGCATCGTTGAGGATGACGCCGGCCAGTTCGTTCACCGTGGAACTGGTGCTTTCGGTCAGCTGATTGATGCGTCTGAGGGTATTGGCGAGTACGGGCAACTCGACCTGGCTGAGGTAATCGACCCAAGCCTGGGTGCCATGGAAACGCGTCGGCTTGTCGCTCAAGAAGGATGCTCCAGAAAAATGACTGCATGTTCAAACTAAGTTTAGCCGAATCTACTGTTGGATAAGTGCACCATCCTGTAGCTATTCGTTACGGCATGCCCCGATTCGGGTTTGCAGCCCGGCTGCGATATACTGCGCGATCATTTTTTGGCATTGCAGAGATGGCCAGTGATTGAATTCGACCAGGTCCACAAGGCGTACGAGGTGGAAGGCCGGGCGATCCCCGCGCTGCAGCCCACCGATCTCGCCATCCAGAACGGCGAGATCTTTGGCATCGTCGGTCATTCCGGGGCGGGGAAGTCCACCCTGATCCGCCTTATAAACCTGCTGGAACGGCCCAGCGGCGGGCGTATCGTCATCGACGGCGAGGATGTCACCGGTTATGGCTCAGACAACCTACGTGCTTTCCGGCGTCAGGTCGGCATGATCTTCCAGCATTTCAACCTGCTGTGGTCGAAGACGGTGGAAGATAACATCGCTTTCCCGATGAAGCTGGCGGGCATCTACTCGAAGGAGGAGATCCGCGCGCGGGTGAAAGAGCTGTTGGAGCGCGTGGGCCTGACCCACCACGCCCGCAAGTACCCGTCCCAGCTGTCCGGCGGCCAGAAGCAGCGGGTGGGCATCGCCCGGGCACTGGCCTGCCGGCCGACCATCCTCCTGTGTGATGAGGCCACCAGCGCCCTCGATCCGCAGACCACCCAGTCAGTCCTGCGCCTGCTGGCGGATATCAACCGCGAGCTGGGCCTGACCATTGTTCTGATCACCCACGAGATGGACGTGGTGCGCCGGGTCTGTGATCGCGTGGCCGTGATGGATGCCGGGGAAGTCGTGGAAATGGGGCCTGTGACCGATGTCTTCCTGCACCCCAAGCATCCCACCACCCGGGATTTCGTGTTCGAGAGCGAGCATATCGACGAGCGCGAGATGCACGAAGATTTCGAAAACGCCGAAGGTCGTATCCTGCGTCTCACATTCCGTGGCGAATCCACCTACAAACCATTGCTGGGCAGTGTCGCGCGCGAGACGGGTGTGGATTTCAGCATCCTGTCCGGCCGGATCGATCGCATCAAGGATACGCCTTACGGCCAGCTCACCCTGTCCCTGGTCGGCGGTGACCTGAAGGCGGCGCAGTCCGCCCTGGAAGCAGCGGATGTCCATGTGGAGGTGCTGCGATGATGGAAGGTTTGCTAGCTAACGTGGACTGGACCGAGATCGGCTGGGCCAGCTGGGATACGCTGGTGATGGTCGGCGTTTCCCTGTTTTTCAGCGTGCTGCTCGGACTGCCGATTGGCGTGCTGCTGTTCCTGACCGGCAAGCGCCAGTTGCTCGAGCAACCGGTTGCCTACGCGCTGCTGTCGTTCGTGGTGAACGTACTGCGTTCCGTCCCGTTTATAATCCTGCTGATCGTGATGATTCCCTTCACGGTGATGCTGATCGGAACGTCCCTCGGTGTGGCTGGCGCGATTCCGCCGCTGGTGGCCGGCGGCGCGCCGTTCTTCGCGCGCCTGGTGGAAACCTCCCTGCGGGAAGTGGACCGGGGCATTATCGAAGCCACCCAGGCCATGGGTGCGACTGTCAAACAGGTCGTGTTCGGGGCGCTGCTTCCGGAGGCATTGCCCGGTATCATTGCCGGCATTACCGTAACGGCCATCACACTGGTCTCCTATGCGGCCATGTCCGGCGTCATTGGCGGCGGCGGTCTGGGTGATTTGGCGATACGTTTCGGTTATCAGCGATTCCAGACCGATGTCATGGTCATTACCGTGGCGCTCCTGGTCATTTTCGTACAGTTGCTGCAAATGCTTGGGGACCGGCTTGTCCTTTATTTCAGCCGCCGCTGAGTATTCAGAGGCAACTGCTCCCAACACGCAATAATTCGAAAAAACCGCTCGCCACTCCGGCGAGCCCGTAGACACGAGGAAGATTATGAAACTGACAAAGATCCTGGCGCTGGCCGCCACCCTGGTTGCCTTCTCCGCCCAGGCCGCAGACAAGCTGACTGTCGCGGCCACGGCCGTTCCCCACGCGGAAATCCTTGAGTTCGTGAAGCCGAAGCTGGCCGATCAGGGCGTGGATATGGACGTGAAAGTCTTCACCGACTACGTCCAGCCCAACATCCAGGTGGCCCAGGAGCGGATGGATGCCAACTTCTTCCAGCACCAGCCGTACCTGACTGAGTTCAATGATGGCAAGGGCACCAACCTGGTCAGCGTCGTGGGCGTACACGTTGAGCCGTTCGGCGCCTACTCCAACAAGATCGAGTCCCTGGACGATCTGGAAGAGGGCGCTACCATCGCCATCCCCAACGATCCGACCAACGGTGGCCGCGCACTTCTGCTTCTGCAAAAGGCTGGACTGATCACCCTGAAAGACGAGAGCAAGATCACTGCAACTCCGCGTGATATCGCCGAGAACCCGCTGGACCTGGACTTCTACGAGCTGGAAGCTGCAACACTGCCGCGCGTCCTGGGTCAGGTGGACGTGGCGATGATCAACACCAACTACGCGCTGGAAGCGGGTCTCAACCCGACCGAGGACGCACTGATCATCGAGGGTGCCGACTCGCCTTACGTGAACATCCTGGTTGCCCGTCCGGACAACAAGGACAGCGAAGCCATGCAGAAGCTGGCCGACGTGCTGACCAGTGAGGACGTGAAATCCTTTATCCAGGAAAAGTATGAAGGTGCCGTCGTTCCGGCCTTCTGAGAATTCAGTGTCCGATACACTGGATGGATAGAAAAAGACCCCGGCATTGCCGGGGTCTTTTTTTGTCGCCGATTTACCTCCGGAGCTTACTCACCGCTCCAGTTGGCTTTCGGGTCGGGTGTCATGCGCAGGTACGGGCGTACCGCCTTGTAACCCTGTGGGAAGCGCTGTTTGATCTCTTCCTCATCCTGCAGGGAAGGCACGATCACAACATCACTGCCGGCCTCCCAGTTGCCCGGCGTCGCCACCTTGTGTTCGTCGGTGAGCTGCAGGGAATCGACGACGCGAAGCACCTCGTTGAAGTTACGACCGGTACTTGCCGGGTAGGTGATCATCAGGCGCACCTTCTTGTTCGGGTCGATCACGAACAGCGAGCGCACGGTCATGCTGTTGTCGGCATTGGGGTGAATCATGTCATAGAGTTCGGACACCTTGCGGTCGCCGTCCGCCAGGATCGGGAAGTTGACGGAGCAACCCTGGGTCTCGTTGATATCCTTGATCCATTCCTTGTGGGACTCGACATCGTCAACGCTCAGCGCGATGGCCTTGACGTTGCGCTTGGCAAACTCGTCCTTCAGCTTGGCGGTCAGGCCCAGTTCGGTGGTGCATACGGGAGTGAAGTCCGCCGGGTGGGAAAACAGGATGCCCCAGCTGTCACCCAACCACTCGTGGAAACGGATACGGCCTTCGCTGGAATCCTGCTCGAAGTCAGGAGCGGTGTCGCCTAGACGTATGCTCATGGATACTCCTCCTCAATGTTTGGCGCCCGTGGTATGGGGGGCCATATCTTCCTGTAAATGCTGCGACCTGGCTGAATCGCCTCAATTCTGGATTGACTATTGGGCCGCAGCGCCAGAACTCAAAAGACTGTTTCAGTCTAGTTTATAACGCCTGGTTATGGTGCACGCTTACCCGTGGCCTGTTCAAAGTGGGTTCGTGTCAGCTTGAACACGATTGGGCTGAGCAGCGCCAGGGCCACCAGGTTGGGCAGTGCCATCATCGCGTTTAGGGTGTCGGCGATCAGCCAGACGATACCCAGATTGGACGTGGCACCTACGGGTATGGCGATGATCCAAAGAATTCGATAAGGCCAGATCGCCTTCACGCCGAACAGGAATTCCACGCAGCGCTCACCATAGAATGACCAACCCAGGATGGTGGTGAAGGCGAAGATGGCCAGGGCAATGGCCACCAGGTAGTTACCCACGCCCGGGAGGGCGTTGGCGAAAGCCATTGACGTCAGGGCCGCGCCGGATTCGCCGCTGGTCCAGGCTCCGGAGGTGATAATCACCAGGCCGGTGATGGTGCAGATGACGATGGTGTCGATAAAGGTGCCGAGCATGGCCACCATGCCCTGCTTGATCGGGCTGTTGGTCTGGGCGGCTGCATGGGCGATGGGTGCCGAACCCAGGCCGGCTTCGTTGGAGAAGACACCCCGGGCTACGCCGAACTGGATAGCGGCCCAGACGGCGGCGCCGGCAAAGCCCCCTTGCGCAGCGGTATCGCTGAAGGCGTTGCTGAAGACGAAACCCAGTGCACTGGGAATTTCCGGCGAGTTGATCGCCAGTACGACCAGTCCGGCCACAAGGTAGGAAATCGCCATCAGGGGCACCAGGGAAGAGGCCACCTGACCAATGCGACGAATACCGCCAATCAGCACCAGGCCCACCAGCACCATGAGGATGACGCCAGTCGCCCAATGGGGCAGGGCGAAGTTGGTTTGCAGGACATCGGCGACGGAATTGGACTGCACTGTATTACCGATGCCGAACGCCGCGACCGAGGCAAAGATCGCGAACAGGAAACCCAGCCAGGCCCACTTGCTGCCCAAGCCGTTGCGGATGTAATACATGGGGCCGCCCACGTGGTCGCCCCGTTCGTCCACTTCGCGGAAATTGACTGCCAGAACCGCTTCGGAATACTTGGTGGCCATACCCACAAGCGCTGTCAGCCACATCCAGAACAGGGCGCCCGGACCGCCCAGGAACACCGCCGTGGCGACACCAGCAATATTACCGGTACCGACCGTGGCGGAAAGCGCGGTCATCAGGGCCTGGAACGGGGGGATCTCCCCTTCGTCGGTCGACTGGCGGCCCTGCCATAGCAGGCGAAAGCCGGTACCCAGCCGGAGAATCGGCATCAGCCTGAGACCCAGGCTGAGGAACAGCCCGACACCGAGGATGAGCACGAGCATCGGCGGGCCCCAGACCCAGCCGTTTATCATGGTGATAAAGTTGGATAGTCCTTCCATCGGTGCCTCCTCCCTGGTCATTCAATGGAAATCGAACGGCAAGAGTATAGACGGCTTTACCTCAGGATGCCGAAATTTCCAGATGAAACAAAGTCATAGGTGTCGTATGCGGCGACTGGTCCGCCGGTGGAGTTAGCCGCAATCATCTATCGACGCGGATGACAGGCCATGGTTCGGTGCCGCGAATGCAGTATGCTGGAGGTTCGTAAGAGGAGAACAGCGTGAATATAGCTTTGAAGACCCATCCCCCGGAAGAACGGCGCGTCCAGGCGAATGGACTGGAGTTCTGCGTAGAGACCCGTGGCAACCCGGACGGCGAACCGGTCATCTTCATCATGGGCCTGGCGGCGCAAATGACCCTCTGGCCCGAGACCTTGCTGCAGGCCTATGCCGACGCGGGTTATCGCGTAATCCGCTTCGACAATCGGGATATCGGACTGTCGAGCTACCTCAGGCATCGTCTGAAGGACCATCCGCTCAAGGCGATGGCCAAGCACCGTATCGGACTCAAAGTGGATGCGCCGTACACCCTCCACGATATGGCGGAGGA
The window above is part of the Marinobacter nanhaiticus D15-8W genome. Proteins encoded here:
- a CDS encoding MetQ/NlpA family ABC transporter substrate-binding protein, whose amino-acid sequence is MKLTKILALAATLVAFSAQAADKLTVAATAVPHAEILEFVKPKLADQGVDMDVKVFTDYVQPNIQVAQERMDANFFQHQPYLTEFNDGKGTNLVSVVGVHVEPFGAYSNKIESLDDLEEGATIAIPNDPTNGGRALLLLQKAGLITLKDESKITATPRDIAENPLDLDFYELEAATLPRVLGQVDVAMINTNYALEAGLNPTEDALIIEGADSPYVNILVARPDNKDSEAMQKLADVLTSEDVKSFIQEKYEGAVVPAF
- a CDS encoding alanine/glycine:cation symporter family protein, which encodes MEGLSNFITMINGWVWGPPMLVLILGVGLFLSLGLRLMPILRLGTGFRLLWQGRQSTDEGEIPPFQALMTALSATVGTGNIAGVATAVFLGGPGALFWMWLTALVGMATKYSEAVLAVNFREVDERGDHVGGPMYYIRNGLGSKWAWLGFLFAIFASVAAFGIGNTVQSNSVADVLQTNFALPHWATGVILMVLVGLVLIGGIRRIGQVASSLVPLMAISYLVAGLVVLAINSPEIPSALGFVFSNAFSDTAAQGGFAGAAVWAAIQFGVARGVFSNEAGLGSAPIAHAAAQTNSPIKQGMVAMLGTFIDTIVICTITGLVIITSGAWTSGESGAALTSMAFANALPGVGNYLVAIALAIFAFTTILGWSFYGERCVEFLFGVKAIWPYRILWIIAIPVGATSNLGIVWLIADTLNAMMALPNLVALALLSPIVFKLTRTHFEQATGKRAP
- a CDS encoding RNA polymerase sigma factor, translated to MAVETGQAELMALLARVAQHDREAFHSLYDRMAGRMFGVCHKLAGQPELAEEALQDAFIRIWHHAGEYHSERGSPLNWMLTIARYRTLDLMRARKIRQTAGDEMLETVADATPNPLDASLQADGAAALTGCLDELSESQRDSILLSYYKGFTHEELSTALSTPIGTVKSWIRRGLMALKRCLEELQ
- a CDS encoding HDOD domain-containing protein, whose protein sequence is MLRLSNSAFYNHSRVQVSTVSRAITLIGFDAVKSMAISSLLIDTLIERNPRPHLLKSLARALHAAVQARCLLPGKNEQAREEVFIGALLTNIGELAFWSCPTEQAGELAARLPDDNPTALQKEILGTTFVEITRSLVDNWKLGQFIHDVVSAGRPTSPAVSLVRHSVELAREAEQGWRTPAMEKLLGAIAEDVNEKTATVRDQVRLNTSEAEEIAVSFGIPQIRGLLPGGHENSETTDREAPMGDPALQLSILREISSTLASQPDLNTVCQMVVEGIHRAVGMRRVVLLMAGPGSNQLIPRKLLGPGTDNWREGFTIDRDSKGPVKSLLVDHCQILPPHPDGPLLPDCDAWIGTRPALVGPLSAGERLVGLFFADNGQLQATPSQDQLTAFSHFIQQAQLCVTLLARA
- a CDS encoding anti-sigma factor, which gives rise to MNRTPERIERLAAEYALGALQGGARRRFERWMMESWSIRQEVWYWENKLAPLADAVPDKTPPARVWQRIEERLWPDMAKTTGRKGSLNWLWAGWSLAATAAVLVLAVVLLQQPGVPERGLLSGAVVQEDSTDPLWLVAERGKPGRLSLRPVAAAPAEGNKDYELWVVPEDGNPMSLGVIPVGEDTLQITLSPEARAALEASKTLAISLEPRGGSPTGAPTGPILHITRLHELE
- a CDS encoding peroxiredoxin; this translates as MSIRLGDTAPDFEQDSSEGRIRFHEWLGDSWGILFSHPADFTPVCTTELGLTAKLKDEFAKRNVKAIALSVDDVESHKEWIKDINETQGCSVNFPILADGDRKVSELYDMIHPNADNSMTVRSLFVIDPNKKVRLMITYPASTGRNFNEVLRVVDSLQLTDEHKVATPGNWEAGSDVVIVPSLQDEEEIKQRFPQGYKAVRPYLRMTPDPKANWSGE
- a CDS encoding methionine ABC transporter ATP-binding protein, with protein sequence MIEFDQVHKAYEVEGRAIPALQPTDLAIQNGEIFGIVGHSGAGKSTLIRLINLLERPSGGRIVIDGEDVTGYGSDNLRAFRRQVGMIFQHFNLLWSKTVEDNIAFPMKLAGIYSKEEIRARVKELLERVGLTHHARKYPSQLSGGQKQRVGIARALACRPTILLCDEATSALDPQTTQSVLRLLADINRELGLTIVLITHEMDVVRRVCDRVAVMDAGEVVEMGPVTDVFLHPKHPTTRDFVFESEHIDEREMHEDFENAEGRILRLTFRGESTYKPLLGSVARETGVDFSILSGRIDRIKDTPYGQLTLSLVGGDLKAAQSALEAADVHVEVLR
- a CDS encoding methionine ABC transporter permease, producing the protein MEGLLANVDWTEIGWASWDTLVMVGVSLFFSVLLGLPIGVLLFLTGKRQLLEQPVAYALLSFVVNVLRSVPFIILLIVMIPFTVMLIGTSLGVAGAIPPLVAGGAPFFARLVETSLREVDRGIIEATQAMGATVKQVVFGALLPEALPGIIAGITVTAITLVSYAAMSGVIGGGGLGDLAIRFGYQRFQTDVMVITVALLVIFVQLLQMLGDRLVLYFSRR